The following are encoded together in the Vigna angularis cultivar LongXiaoDou No.4 chromosome 9, ASM1680809v1, whole genome shotgun sequence genome:
- the LOC108320208 gene encoding linoleate 9S-lipoxygenase 1, with amino-acid sequence MVLGILGGKSHEIKGTVVLMSKNVLDFNEIVSTANAGVAGIVGGIFGTATKVVGGIADSATAVFSRNIAVQLISATKTDGLGNGKIGKLTYLNKHIPTLPTLGDRQDAFSVNIEWDESFGIPGAFYIKNFMQAEFFLVSLTLEDIPNHGTIHFVCNSWVYNAKNYKKDRIFFANKTYVPSETPTPLVKYRKEELENLRGDGTGQRKESDRIYDYDVYNDLGNPDSSADLARPVLGGSSAYPYPRRGRTGRKATKRDPKSEAPTSDTYIPRDENFGHLKSSDFLTYGIKSLAQNVLPQFQSAFGLNAEFDKFDDVRGLFEGGLHLPTDVISQLSPLPVVKEFFRTDGEQVLKFPPPHVIRVSKSAWMTDDEFGREMLAGVNPCLIQRLEEFPPKSKLDASVYGDQTSTITKEHLEINLGGLTVDQALNGNQLFILDHHDAFLPYLRKINDLPTAKSYATRTILYLKEDGTLKPLAIELSLPHPRGDEFGAVSRVILPADQGAESTIWLLAKAYVVVNDSCYHQLMSHWLNTHATIEPFVIATNRHLSVLHPLYKLLIPHYRDTMNINALARQSLINAGGIIEQSFLPGPFSVEMSSAVYKSWVFTDQALPADLLKRGMAIEDPSSPHGLRLVIDDYPYAVDGLEIWSAIQSWVKDYVSIYYATDDAIKKDTELQTWWKEAVEKGHGDLKDKPWWPKLNTIQDLINISSIIIWIASALHAAVNFGQYPYGGYILNRPTLTRRLLPEPGTKEYDELSSNHQKAYLRTITGKYEALVDLSVIEILSRHASDEVYLGQRDNPNWTDDTKALQAFQKFGNKLKEIESKISGRNNNSSLRNRVGPVQLPYTVLLPTSEEGLTFRGIPNSISI; translated from the exons ATGGTGTTGGGAATCCTAGGAGGAAAGAGTCATGAGATAAAGGGGACAGTGGTGTTGATGAGCAAGAATGTGTTGGACTTCAATGAGATAGTTTCAACTGCTAATGCTGGAGTTGCTGGTATTGTTGGTGGGATCTTTGGAACTGCAACCAAAGTAGTTGGAGGAATAGCTGATAGTGCCACCGCCGTCTTCAGCCGCAACATTGCCGTACAGTTGATCAGTGCCACCAAGACTGATg GgcttggaaatggaaagattgGAAAACTAACTTATTTGAACAAGCATATTCCTACATTACCAACCTTGGGAGATAGACAAGATGCATTCAGTGTTAACATAGAATGGGATGAGAGTTTTGGAATTCCAGGAGCATTTTACATCAAAAACTTTATGCAAGCTGAGTTTTTTCTTGTGAGTCTCACTCTTGAAGACATTCCAAATCATGGAACCATTCACTTTGTTTGCAACTCATGGGTTTACAAcgcaaaaaattacaaaaaggaCCGTATTTTCTTTGCCAACAAG ACTTATGTTCCAAGTGAAACTCCAACTCCACTGGTTAAGTACAGAAAAGAAGAATTGGAAAATCTAAGAGGGGATGGAACCGGGCAGCGTAAGGAATCTGATaggatatatgattatgatgtGTATAATGATTTGGGCAACCCAGACTCGAGTGCAGATCTAGCTCGTCCTGTTCTTGGAGGTTCCAGTGCCTATCCATACCCTCGCAGAGGAAGAACTGGCAGAAAAGCAACAAAACGAG ACCCTAAGAGTGAGGCACCAACCAGCGACACTTACATTCCGAGAGATGAAAATTTTGGTCATTTGAAGTCATCAGACTTTCTGACATATGGAATAAAGTCCTTGGCTCAGAATGTCTTACCTCAATTTCAATCTGCATTTGGTTTAAATGCGGAGTTTGATAAGTTTGATGATGTTCGTGGACTCTTTGAAGGTGGACTTCATCTTCCTACAGATGTGATCAGCCAACTTAGCCCCTTACCAGTGGTGAAGGAATTTTTCCGCACTGATGGTGAACAAGTCCTCAAGTTTCCACCACCCCATGTCATCAGAG TTAGTAAGTCTGCATGGATGACTGATGATGAATTTGGAAGAGAGATGCTTGCTGGTGTTAATCCTTGCCTAATTCAACGCCTTGAA GAGTTCCCTCCAAAGAGCAAGCTAGATGCTTCTGTGTATGGTGATCAAACTAGCACAATCACCAAAGAACATTTGGAGATCAACCTTGGTGGACTCACCGTGGACCAG GCTTTGAATGGTAACCAATTGTTCATATTAGATCACCATGATGCATTTTTGCCATATCTGAGGAAGATCAATGACCTACCCACTGCAAAGTCTTATGCCACAAGGACAATTCTTTACTTGAAAGAAGATGGCACATTGAAGCCTTTGGCTATTGAATTAAGTCTACCACACCCTAGGGGAGATGAGTTTGGTGCTGTTAGCAGAGTTATCCTACCAGCAGACCAAGGCGCTGAAAGCACAATTTGGCTATTGGCTAAGGCTTATGTTGTTGTAAATGACTCTTGCTATCACCAACTCATGAGCCACTG GTTAAATACTCATGCCACAATTGAGCCATTTGTCATAGCAACAAATAGGCATCTCAGTGTGCTCCACCCTCTTTATAAACTCTTGATTCCTCACTATCGTGACACCATGAATATCAATGCACTTGCACGACAATCACTCATCAATGCAGGTGGTATTATTGAGCAATCATTTTTGCCCGGGCCATTCTCTGTGGAGATGTCTTCAGCAGTTTACAAAAGTTGGGTTTTCACTGATCAGGCTCTTCCTGCTGATCTTCTTAAGAG AGGAATGGCAATTGAGGATCCATCTTCTCCCCATGGCCTTCGTCTTGTGATAGATGACTACCCTTATGCTGTTGATGGACTAGAGATATGGAGTGCTATCCAGTCATGGGTTAAAGACTATGTCTCCATTTACTATGCCACAGATGATGCAATTAAGAAAGACACAGAACTCCAAACTTGGTGGAAGGAAGCTGTTGAGAAGGGTCACGGTGACTTGAAAGATAAGCCATGGTGGCCTAAGTTGAACACTATTCAAGATCTGATTAACATTTCCAGCATTATCATATGGATTGCTTCAGCTCTCCATGCAGCTGTTAACTTTGGACAGTACCCTTATGGAGGTTACATCCTAAACCGTCCAACATTAACCAGAAGATTGCTCCCAGAGCCAGGAACCAAAGAATATGATGAGCTGAGCAGCAATCATCAAAAGGCTTATCTGAGAACAATTACAGGAAAATATGAGGCCCTTGTGGATCTTTCAGTGATAGAGATATTGTCAAGACATGCTTCTGATGAGGTCTACCTTGGACAGAGGGACAATCCAAATTGGACTGATGACACAAAGGCTCTTCAAGCCTTCCAAAAGTTTGGAAACAAGCTGAAGGAAATTGAGAGTAAAATCTCAGGAAGGAACAACAATTCAAGTCTTAGAAACCGTGTTGGACCGGTTCAGTTGCCTTACACTGTGCTTCTTCCAACCAGTGAGGAAGGTCTCACTTTCAGAGGAATTCCCAACAGCATCTCTATTTAA